The following are from one region of the Nicotiana tabacum cultivar K326 chromosome 3, ASM71507v2, whole genome shotgun sequence genome:
- the LOC107815580 gene encoding bidirectional sugar transporter SWEET6a-like, giving the protein MAMSTDQIRFIVGILGNFLSFFLFASPIPTFWRIFKNKSVEEFHPWPYIASTMNCMMWIFYGMPFVHPHSPLVVSINSVGLFLQLCYLSIFFCYAGKQNRKIIVGMLFVEIVGLAAIVVGTMLGLHTTANRTMIVGIICTIFGICMYGAPLSVMFKVIRTKSAEFLPTWLSVACFLNGICWAGYALLKFDPYILTGNGIGALLGLIQLLLLFIYRNPKKEDEKQATVELAYNV; this is encoded by the exons ATGGCGATGAGTACAGATCAAATTCGTTTTATCGTCGGCATTCTTG GCAATTTCTTATCTTTTTTCCTCTTTGCTTCGCCAAT ACCAACATTTTGGCGAATCTTCAAAAACAAATCGGTAGAGGAATTCCACCCATGGCCATACATAGCTTCTACAATGAACTGTATGATGTGGATTTTCTACGGCATGCCTTTTGTTCATCCCCACAGCCCCCTTGTTGTCTCCATCAACAGCGTTGGTCTCTTCTTACAGTTGTGCtatctttccatatttttctgCTACGCCGGCAAACAGAATCGG AAAATCATAGTTGGCATGTTGTTCGTGGAAATCGTGGGCCTTGCCGCCATCGTAGTTGGAACCATGCTAGGGTTACACACCACCGCAAATAGAACCATGATCGTGGGAATTATCTGTACCATCTTTGGAATTTGTATGTATGGAGCTCCTTTATCGGTCATG TTTAAGGTAATCAGAACAAAGAGCGCTGAATTCTTGCCTACGTGGCTTTCCGTAGCATGCTTCCTCAATGGAATCTGCTGGGCCGGCTATGCTCTCCTCAAGTTTGACCCCTACATCTTG ACTGGAAATGGAATTGGAGCACTATTAGGTTTGATTCAGCTGCTGTTGCTCTTCATTTACCGCAATCCAAAGAAAGAGGACGAGAAGCAGGCTACCGTGGAGCTCGCATACAACGTCTGA